One window of Tindallia californiensis genomic DNA carries:
- the secF gene encoding protein translocase subunit SecF, which produces MEIIHRKKIWFSISAMIMLVAILFISFTGVNTGIDFTGGTIMEFDFKQQVEVNDIRQITDTFDTDASINFIGSGQEQVQIRTIIDMNHQERMKVFSMLQETYDIIEDDFIRAEQFGPSIGKEIQNRAYLSILIASIGMLIYITLRFELSFGLAAIAALLHDILIVVAIFIIFQIPINSPFVAAMLTVLGYSINDTIVVFDRIRENRKIMKKYDYVSLTTDSIRQTVRRSLYTSATTLITIIALYILGVPMIKDFALPLIAGIISGTYSSIFIASPIWVMLKERSKDPSKSFSKA; this is translated from the coding sequence ATGGAAATAATTCATAGAAAAAAAATCTGGTTTTCTATATCAGCCATGATCATGCTGGTAGCTATTTTATTTATCTCTTTTACTGGAGTCAACACAGGGATAGATTTTACCGGTGGAACGATTATGGAGTTTGATTTTAAGCAGCAGGTAGAAGTCAATGATATTCGTCAGATAACAGATACTTTTGATACGGATGCAAGTATTAATTTTATAGGATCAGGACAGGAACAAGTCCAGATACGAACCATCATCGATATGAACCATCAGGAAAGAATGAAGGTTTTTAGTATGTTGCAAGAAACCTATGATATTATCGAAGACGATTTTATAAGGGCAGAACAATTTGGTCCATCAATTGGCAAAGAAATTCAGAATAGAGCATACTTATCAATACTAATTGCCTCTATTGGAATGCTAATTTATATAACTCTTCGGTTTGAGTTGAGTTTTGGACTGGCAGCCATTGCAGCACTGCTACATGACATATTAATAGTGGTTGCCATATTTATCATTTTTCAAATACCCATTAACAGCCCTTTTGTAGCGGCGATGTTGACGGTACTAGGATATTCTATCAACGACACAATTGTTGTTTTTGACCGTATACGTGAAAACCGAAAGATAATGAAGAAATATGATTATGTAAGCTTGACGACAGACAGTATTCGACAGACCGTTCGACGTTCCTTATACACTTCTGCAACTACGCTTATAACTATTATAGCGCTATACATTCTGGGAGTACCTATGATCAAAGACTTTGCTTTGCCTTTAATAGCAGGCATTATCAGCGGTACCTATTCCTCCATTTTTATAGCAAGTCCTATTTGGGTTATGTTGAAGGAACGATCAAAAGACCCTAGTAAAAGTTTTTCTAAAGCTTAA
- a CDS encoding adenine phosphoribosyltransferase: MQLQNKIREIQDFPQKGINFKDITTLLKDSNALKQMIDDLCEPLKDQKIDLVVGPESRGFIVGVPIAYLLNAGFVPVRKPGKLPAPIRKYEYELEYGTDSLEIHEDAITPGQRVVIVDDLLATGGTMKATAKLIEELGGEVVSMQFLMELTFLNGRDNLKGYHIKSLISYDE; the protein is encoded by the coding sequence ATGCAACTCCAAAATAAGATTCGCGAGATTCAGGATTTTCCTCAAAAAGGCATTAACTTTAAGGATATTACGACTTTGTTAAAAGATTCAAATGCATTAAAACAAATGATCGACGATTTATGTGAACCATTAAAAGATCAAAAAATTGATTTAGTCGTAGGTCCTGAGTCAAGAGGATTTATTGTCGGAGTACCGATAGCATACCTCTTAAACGCAGGTTTTGTTCCGGTGCGCAAACCAGGAAAACTTCCGGCACCTATAAGAAAATACGAATATGAATTAGAGTATGGGACAGATTCTTTAGAAATTCATGAAGATGCTATTACGCCGGGTCAACGAGTTGTCATTGTTGACGATTTACTGGCCACAGGGGGGACTATGAAAGCAACAGCAAAGCTAATTGAAGAACTTGGTGGAGAAGTGGTATCGATGCAATTTTTGATGGAGTTAACATTTCTAAATGGACGTGACAATCTAAAAGGATATCATATAAAAAGTCTTATTTCCTATGATGAGTAA
- a CDS encoding RelA/SpoT family protein translates to MLENLITMIEEHNPNCDVELIIRAYQFAESAHEGQYRKSGDRYFSHPVEVAKILIQLQMDSSTIAAGLLHDVLEDTPNSYEAMKLEFGEEIAELVEGVTKLTKMNFESKEEKQAENLRKMFVAMAKDIRVVLIKLADRLHNMRTLKFQSDDKKKEKARETLEIFAPIAHRLGMSKIKWELEDLSLLYIDPQGYYDLVDKVAKKREEREAFINSIIKDLHIKLTDFSIDSEIFGRPKHFYSIYKKMVNQGKAFEEIFDFLAIRILVDNIKDCYGVLGVVHTIWKPIPGRFKDYIAMPKPNMYQSLHTTVIGPKGEPFEIQIRTYEMNNIAEFGIAAHWKYKEGQSGEDEGTNIDEKLTWLSQMMEWEKETKDPAEFMESLRIDLFTNEVFVFTPKGKVIDLPAGSTPIDFAYKIHSDIGNKCVGAKVDGRIVPLNYKLKNGNIIEVLTSTNSNGPSRDWLKIVQSSQAKTKIKQWFKKERRDENISKGKDMLEREVKRMNVPVALALKEKPLTAIANRMSLHGAEDLYAAIGYGGITLAQVTPKIREYIKNQVPAEELEKYIPISPKKEVEKKKTGTKSSGVSIRGVDNLMIRFSKCCNPVPGDDIVGYITRGRGVSVHRKDCPSLMESPEKDQRTIEVDWDSDTEIEFQAEIQVNATDRKGLLREITQILTDDKIAVNSLNARTNNKEHTATMNLVVEINSTEELEKLRKTLKSLEGVKDVFRVKT, encoded by the coding sequence ATGCTCGAAAATTTAATTACGATGATTGAAGAACATAACCCTAACTGTGATGTTGAATTGATTATACGTGCCTATCAATTTGCTGAAAGTGCCCATGAAGGGCAGTACAGAAAATCTGGTGATCGCTACTTTTCTCACCCTGTAGAAGTAGCAAAAATATTAATCCAGCTGCAGATGGACAGTAGTACCATTGCAGCAGGACTATTGCATGATGTACTGGAAGATACGCCGAACAGTTATGAAGCAATGAAGCTAGAGTTTGGTGAAGAAATCGCAGAGTTAGTTGAAGGTGTAACAAAATTAACAAAAATGAATTTTGAGTCAAAAGAAGAAAAACAAGCTGAAAATTTACGTAAAATGTTCGTAGCAATGGCAAAAGATATTCGCGTTGTATTAATAAAGCTTGCTGATAGACTTCATAACATGAGAACACTTAAGTTTCAAAGTGATGATAAAAAGAAAGAAAAAGCAAGAGAAACTCTGGAAATTTTTGCACCGATAGCACACCGGCTAGGAATGTCTAAAATCAAATGGGAGCTAGAAGACCTAAGCCTCCTTTATATTGATCCACAAGGATATTATGATCTGGTAGATAAAGTGGCTAAAAAAAGAGAAGAAAGAGAAGCTTTTATTAATTCTATTATTAAAGACTTACACATAAAACTAACTGACTTCAGTATTGATAGCGAAATATTTGGAAGACCAAAACATTTTTATAGTATATACAAGAAAATGGTTAATCAAGGGAAAGCTTTTGAAGAAATATTTGACTTTCTGGCCATTAGAATATTAGTAGATAATATAAAGGATTGTTATGGTGTGTTAGGCGTTGTTCATACAATCTGGAAGCCAATTCCAGGACGATTTAAGGATTATATAGCCATGCCTAAACCCAACATGTACCAATCTTTACACACTACGGTTATTGGCCCTAAAGGAGAGCCTTTTGAAATTCAAATAAGAACTTATGAAATGAATAATATTGCCGAGTTTGGAATAGCTGCACATTGGAAATATAAAGAAGGACAAAGTGGAGAAGATGAAGGAACCAATATAGATGAAAAACTTACCTGGTTAAGTCAAATGATGGAATGGGAAAAAGAGACAAAAGATCCGGCGGAATTCATGGAATCTTTGCGGATTGATTTATTTACCAATGAAGTATTTGTATTTACACCCAAAGGTAAAGTAATTGATTTGCCGGCAGGTTCAACACCGATTGATTTTGCCTATAAAATTCATAGCGACATAGGAAACAAATGCGTAGGAGCGAAAGTTGACGGTAGGATTGTACCTCTTAATTACAAATTAAAGAATGGTAACATTATTGAAGTATTGACTTCTACAAATAGTAATGGCCCTAGTCGAGACTGGCTTAAAATTGTTCAAAGTTCTCAAGCAAAGACAAAAATAAAACAATGGTTTAAAAAAGAACGGCGTGATGAAAATATATCTAAAGGAAAAGATATGTTGGAGCGAGAAGTGAAAAGAATGAATGTTCCCGTAGCCTTAGCCTTAAAAGAAAAACCACTTACCGCCATTGCTAATCGAATGAGTTTGCATGGTGCGGAAGATCTTTACGCTGCCATTGGTTATGGTGGCATCACATTGGCTCAGGTGACACCCAAAATCAGAGAGTATATAAAAAACCAGGTTCCAGCAGAAGAGTTAGAAAAATACATTCCGATTTCTCCTAAAAAAGAAGTTGAAAAGAAAAAAACTGGAACAAAAAGTTCCGGTGTGAGTATTAGAGGGGTAGATAATTTAATGATACGTTTTTCTAAATGCTGTAATCCAGTTCCTGGCGATGATATCGTTGGTTATATAACTAGAGGAAGAGGCGTATCAGTTCATCGAAAAGATTGTCCAAGTTTAATGGAGAGTCCTGAAAAAGACCAAAGAACCATAGAAGTTGATTGGGACTCGGACACTGAAATAGAGTTTCAGGCAGAGATTCAGGTAAATGCAACTGACCGTAAAGGTTTATTAAGAGAAATAACACAAATTTTAACCGATGATAAGATTGCTGTGAACTCTCTGAATGCAAGAACAAATAATAAGGAACATACAGCAACTATGAATTTGGTGGTAGAAATTAACAGTACAGAAGAATTAGAAAAACTCCGCAAGACACTAAAAAGCTTGGAAGGTGTTAAAGACGTTTTTCGGGTTAAAACATAG
- the dtd gene encoding D-aminoacyl-tRNA deacylase has product MRAVVQRVKSSCVSVDDKVVGAISHGLLVYVGVGKEDSEKDIDYMAEKIVNLRIFEDEEGKMNQSLIDIQGEILCISQFTLWGDCRKGRRPSFTDAQEPKEADRFYKKFVETCREKGVKVETGVFQAHMEVSSVNDGPVTMLIDSAKNF; this is encoded by the coding sequence ATGAGAGCAGTTGTACAACGAGTAAAATCAAGTTGTGTATCCGTTGATGATAAAGTAGTAGGTGCTATTTCGCATGGCCTTTTAGTATATGTAGGGGTCGGAAAAGAAGATTCAGAGAAAGATATTGACTACATGGCTGAGAAAATAGTAAATCTTCGAATTTTCGAGGACGAAGAAGGAAAAATGAATCAGTCTCTTATAGATATTCAAGGTGAAATTTTATGTATATCACAGTTTACATTATGGGGAGATTGTCGTAAGGGTAGAAGGCCAAGTTTTACAGATGCTCAAGAGCCTAAAGAAGCAGATCGATTTTATAAAAAGTTTGTTGAAACTTGTCGTGAAAAAGGCGTGAAGGTTGAAACGGGAGTATTTCAGGCTCACATGGAAGTTTCGTCGGTTAATGATGGTCCCGTAACCATGCTAATTGACAGTGCGAAAAACTTTTAA